In a single window of the Falco rusticolus isolate bFalRus1 chromosome 11, bFalRus1.pri, whole genome shotgun sequence genome:
- the RGS21 gene encoding regulator of G-protein signaling 21, whose translation MLLPQGSNQIINEVTRTAQVEDRNAIFKDRCCFHRSNAGEVMAWAESVDTLLANKDGLAAFRTFLKSEFSEENVEFWLACEDFKKTKSSAKIASKARKIYSDFIQADAPKEINIDFHTKNHISQNISEPTLSCFDDAQRLVYSLMAKDSFPRFLRSEVYKELVKKQQNGNQKRWLPFL comes from the exons ATGCTGCTCCCCCAAGGAAGCAACCAAATAATAAATGAGGTAACACGAACCGCACAGGTGGAAGATCGCAATGCTATTTTCAAGGATAGATGTTGTTTCCACAGGTCAAACGCTGGGGAAGTGATGGCCTGGGCTGAGTCTGTGGATACACTGCTAGCTAACAAAG ATGGCTTGGCAGCTTTTAGGACATTTTTGAAGTCAGAGTTCAGTGAGGAGAATGTGGAGTTCTGGCTGGCCTGTGAGGACTTCAAGAAAACCAAGTCTTCCGCTAAGATTGCCTCAAAAGCCCGGAAGATTTATTCTGACTTTATACAAGCTGATGCTCCAAAGGAG ATTAATATTGACTTCCATACCAAAAACCACATCTCTCAGAACATCTCTGAGCCCACCCTCAGCTGCTTTGATGATGCTCAGAGGTTAGTCTATAGTCTCATGGCAAAGGACTCTTTTCCCAGGTTTCTAAGGTCAGAAGTGTACAAGGAACTAGTAAAGAAGCAACAGAATGGAAATCAGAAGAGATGGCTCCCATTTTTGTGA
- the RGS18 gene encoding regulator of G-protein signaling 18 isoform X2 produces the protein MENPLLLFPQLNISASKDKSYYKVMKPTIKEEPHKASKSGAKQKRNRLSLLLQKSEFHEGDHLGKPGNLTKAASVSPEEAVKWGESFDKLLSEKAGLDAFTKFLKTEFSEENIEFWIACEDYKKSKTAHELLPKAKTIYETFIQKDAPKEVNLDFQTKEVTSQNIEQPIITTFDAAQNTVYRLMEQDSYPRFLRSDPYLNLVKGRNPSRPTLRRRSRSFTVHDFQGVRPDFTIW, from the exons ATGGAGAACCCACTTCTTTTATTCCCCCAGCTAAACATCTCTGCTTCAAAGGATAAATCATATTACAAAGTCATGAAACCAACAATTAAAGAAGAGCCACATAAAGCAAGCAAGTCTGG AGctaagcagaaaagaaataggcTGAGCCTTCTCCTGCAGAAATCTGAATTCCATGAAGGTGATCATCTTGGTAAACCTGGAAATTTGACAAAAGCAGCAAG TGTGTCTCCTGAAGAAGCAGTGAAATGGGGAGAGTCTTTTGACAAACTGCTTTCTGAGAAAG CTGGATTGGATGCCTTTACGAAGTTTCTGAAAACTGAGTTCAGTGAGGAGAACATCGAGTTCTGGATAGCTTGCGAGGattacaagaaaagcaaaactgcacaTGAACTTTTGCCAAAAGCTAAGACCATTTATGAAACGTTCATACAGAAAGATGCTCCAAAAGAG GTGAATCTGGACTTTCAAACCAAAGAAGTCACGAGTCAGAATATTGAACAGCCCATCATCACCACCTTCGATGCAGCACAAAACACAGTCTACAGGCTGATGGAGCAAGACAGCTACCCACGCTTCCTGAGATCTGATCCTTACTTAAATTTGGTTAAGGGGAGAAATCCCAGTCGTCCTACCCTTAGGAGACGATCACGGTCTTTTACTGTTCATGATTTCCAGGGTGTACGACCAGACTTTACTATTTGGTAA
- the RGS18 gene encoding regulator of G-protein signaling 18 isoform X1, which produces MENPLLLFPQLNISASKDKSYYKVMKPTIKEEPHKASKSGAKQKRNRLSLLLQKSEFHEGDHLGKPGNLTKAASSVSPEEAVKWGESFDKLLSEKAGLDAFTKFLKTEFSEENIEFWIACEDYKKSKTAHELLPKAKTIYETFIQKDAPKEVNLDFQTKEVTSQNIEQPIITTFDAAQNTVYRLMEQDSYPRFLRSDPYLNLVKGRNPSRPTLRRRSRSFTVHDFQGVRPDFTIW; this is translated from the exons ATGGAGAACCCACTTCTTTTATTCCCCCAGCTAAACATCTCTGCTTCAAAGGATAAATCATATTACAAAGTCATGAAACCAACAATTAAAGAAGAGCCACATAAAGCAAGCAAGTCTGG AGctaagcagaaaagaaataggcTGAGCCTTCTCCTGCAGAAATCTGAATTCCATGAAGGTGATCATCTTGGTAAACCTGGAAATTTGACAAAAGCAGCAAG cagTGTGTCTCCTGAAGAAGCAGTGAAATGGGGAGAGTCTTTTGACAAACTGCTTTCTGAGAAAG CTGGATTGGATGCCTTTACGAAGTTTCTGAAAACTGAGTTCAGTGAGGAGAACATCGAGTTCTGGATAGCTTGCGAGGattacaagaaaagcaaaactgcacaTGAACTTTTGCCAAAAGCTAAGACCATTTATGAAACGTTCATACAGAAAGATGCTCCAAAAGAG GTGAATCTGGACTTTCAAACCAAAGAAGTCACGAGTCAGAATATTGAACAGCCCATCATCACCACCTTCGATGCAGCACAAAACACAGTCTACAGGCTGATGGAGCAAGACAGCTACCCACGCTTCCTGAGATCTGATCCTTACTTAAATTTGGTTAAGGGGAGAAATCCCAGTCGTCCTACCCTTAGGAGACGATCACGGTCTTTTACTGTTCATGATTTCCAGGGTGTACGACCAGACTTTACTATTTGGTAA